One Fusarium poae strain DAOMC 252244 chromosome 4, whole genome shotgun sequence DNA window includes the following coding sequences:
- the FUS4_1 gene encoding Secreted aspartic protease fus4 (SECRETED:SignalP(1-20)~MEROPS:MER0011998) translates to MLADATILAVLLGALVPAHAAALTLEHRSPSPGNSIAVPAYWDVYGYLFDVTVGTPPQKLTMLSDMTWMALFVRSGRCLGEFNPGLCAGQQQPFFNERDSESFSNASFAQTTWPITAFAPNFTVDYGRDEVCIGHLCNSDTLMQVSNFPYPASVVPAVPFGGIFGLAPPPSKRAETSEPANYQAWRKGNMGPLVGWHTCATLASTSSCQGGDAQLVFGGTDTAMYDTKQLQSYGIQNPEWLSDAFYPVTPPRSNYWSAPLTGMWVESNGKKSKNYAVPFKYVKSGKTTPPLAVVDEGSEGLGAPLSLNGYKYLVSKTGAKPASTAVIEKILSQGSTGYNTDKQDWYTLSCNDLDRHPDLVYELDGGKKYTISPKDYVARLENMSGSVCYLNVNVWKYGRTNAGDAKVVLLGRAFLKRHYLVLDFEDRTFGLAPLRTK, encoded by the coding sequence TGGCTATCTTTTCGATGTCACTGTCGGTACGCCTCCCCAGAAACTTACGATGCTGAGCGACATGACATGGATGGCTCTCTTTGTGCGATCTGGGCGATGTCTCGGCGAATTCAATCCTGGCCTATGTGcaggacaacaacaaccattCTTCAACGAGCGTGACTCGGAATCATTCAGCAATGCCTCTTTTGCTCAGACGACGTGGCCCATCACCGCCTTTGCGCCCAACTTCACCGTAGACTACGGACGAGATGAGGTGTGCATTGGACATCTCTGCAACAGCGATACACTTATGCAGGTCTCCAACTTCCCGTATCCTGCAAGTGTCGTGCCTGCAGTCCCGTTCGGGGGCATCTTCGGCTTGGCCCCTCCGCCATCCAAGCGGGCCGAAACATCAGAACCTGCCAACTACCAGGCATGGCGGAAGGGCAACATGGGGCCACTGGTTGGCTGGCACACGTGCGCCACCCTGGCCTCAACGTCGAGCTGTCAAGGGGGTGATGCCCAGCTCGTCTTTGGAGGTACAGATACTGCCATGTATGACACCAAGCAGCTGCAGTCGTATGGGATCCAGAATCCAGAATGGCTCAGCGACGCGTTCTACCCGGTTACGCCCCCTCGCAGCAACTACTGGAGTGCTCCACTTACGGGCATGTGGGTCGAAAGTAATGGGAAGAAGTCAAAGAACTATGCCGTCCCATTCAAGTATGTCAAGAGTGGTAAAACGACACCCCCCCTGGCTGTTGTGGACGAAGGATCTGAAGGACTGGGAGCTCCACTCTCTCTCAACGGTTACAAGTACCTTGTCAGCAAGACTGGTGCCAAGCCGGCCTCCACCGCTGTCATCGAAAAGATCCTGAGTCAGGGATCGACAGGATACAACACCGACAAACAGGACTGGTACACTCTATCGTGCAACGATCTGGACAGACATCCTGATCTCGTCTATGAGCTTGATGGAGGGAAAAAGTACACGATTTCTCCAAAGGATTACGTAGCGCGCCTGGAGAACATGTCTGGGTCTGTTTGTTATCTCAATGTTAATGTGTGGAAGTATGGGCGCACGAACGCTGGAGATGCCAAGGTCGTTCTCTTGGGTAGGGCATTTCTGAAGAGGCATTATCTTGTGCTTGATTTTGAGGATCGCACTTTTGGTCTTGCGCCGCTTCGTACGAAGTAA
- the FUS3 gene encoding mitogen-activated serine/threonine-protein kinase fus3, protein MAPFGTLYSFMPNGRVFKILAAAKLNNLEIEVPPYQHFVTNKSTEFLTKFPAGKVPAFEGADGFCLAESDAIARYVSQSGPSAGQLLGEDAVTSAKIQQWISFFADEVYPAILDLVMWRVGMAPFDQTTETKALTRLEYALTVLEKHLSSGTRLVGSQLTLADLTGASSLLWGFMHVVDEPMRKQFPNVLTWYLTTIENDDVKEVFGEPNLIEKRRLGGE, encoded by the exons ATGGCACCATTTGGAAcactttattcttttatgCCAAACGGCAGAGTCTTCAAG ATCCTGGCCGCAGCCAAACTCAACAACCTTGAGATCGAGGTTCCCCCTTACCAACACTTTGTGACTAACAAGTCCACTGAGTTTCTCACCAAGTTTCCAGCTGGCAAAGTCCCAGCCTTCGAGGGAGCTGACGGGTTCTGTCTAGCTGAGTCAGACGCAATCGCCAGATATGTTTCCCAATCCGGACCTAGTGCTGGTCAACTCCTTGGTGAGGACGCTGTGACATCAGCAAAGATTCAGCAGTGGATTTCCTTCTTCGCTGATGAGGTTTACCCAGCTATTTTGGACCTCGTTATGTGGAGAGTCGGAATGGCCCCCTTTGATCAAACTACTGAGACCAAGGCATTGACGCGCCTGGAATACGCGCTGACTGTGTTGGAGAAGCACTTGTCGTCTGGCACTCGACTCGTAGGGAGCCAATTGACACTCGCTGACCTGACTGGTGCTTCATCTCTTCTGTGGGGGTTTATGCACGTCGTGGATGAGCCCATGAGGAAGCAATTCCCAAATGTTTTGACTTGGTATTTGACCACGATTGAGAATGATGACGTCAAGGAGGTTTTTGGAGAACCTAACCTGATTGAGAAGAGGCGTCTTGGCGGTGAATAG
- the FUS2 gene encoding cell fusion- protein, giving the protein MHKVFPSDFFNFEFLRLLGTVPFQGAEVGECLATASRIKDGDPESWYKAWREQAEKAQALAEEAAAVGDKTGACWAYIRSANYWRASEFLLHCTPNDPRILSSSKASVEAFDKGWVLLDATVKNFDIPYDKDIKLPGRLYVPAPQHRLPGKIPLVLQTGGFDSTQEELYFYGAAGALPRGYAVFSFDGPGQGLPLRVGKLSLRPDWESVVSQVLDFVTDEVASDYDLDLDRLAIFGASLGGYLSLRAAVDPRIKACVSCDGPYDLFEITRSRMPPWFINGWVSGWLSDGIFNWVVDRLTAVNFQIAWEFGHGKWVFGVDTPADVLRVMQQISLKGGYLSKIKCPTLITGAADSFYFTPDLNSSPIFEELTSLGSNDKHLWIGKGVEGGGLQAKIGALAVVHQKMFSWLDGTFGIKRDAL; this is encoded by the coding sequence ATGCACAAAGTGTTTCCCTCTGACTTTTTCAATTTCGAATTCCTACGTCTCCTTGGTACTGTTCCCTTCCAGGGTGCCGAAGTCGGAGAATGCCTCGCCACTGCCAGTCGTATCAAAGATGGCGACCCAGAAAGCTGGTACAAGGCCTGGAGAGAACAAGCCGAAAAGGCACAGGCTCTAGCTgaggaggctgctgctgtcggTGACAAGACAGGAGCATGCTGGGCTTACATCCGCTCAGCCAATTACTGGCGTGCTAGCGAGTTCCTCCTGCATTGTACACCCAATGATCCACGCATCCTATCTTCTTCAAAGGCCAGTGTTGAAGCCTTCGATAAAGGATGGGTTTTGCTAGATGCCACTGTCAAGAACTTTGATATCCCATACGACAAAGACATCAAACTACCAGGACGATTATACGTCCCTGCCCCTCAGCACAGACTACCTGGCAAGATCCCACTGGTTCTTCAGACGGGTGGTTTTGACTCTACCCAAGAAGAGCTTTACTTTTACGGTGCTGCTGGTGCCCTTCCTCGAGGCTATGCTGTCTTTAGCTTCGATGGTCCTGGCCAAGGTCTTCCTCTGCGTGTGGGGAAGCTGAGCCTTCGACCTGACTGGGAATCGGTAGTCAGCCAAGTTTTGGACTTTGTCACAGATGAAGTCGCTTCTGACTACGATCTGGATCTTGATCGTCTCGCAATCTTTGGGGCCTCATTGGGCGGCTATCTGTCACTGCGCGCTGCTGTCGATCCTCGTATCAAGGCATGCGTCTCTTGTGATGGGCCCTACGATCTGTTCGAGATCACTCGCAGTCGTATGCCACCCTGGTTCATCAATGGGTGGGTATCCGGTTGGTTAAGCGACGGCATCTTCAACTGGGTCGTTGACCGCCTCACAGCCGTCAACTTCCAGATCGCATGGGAATTCGGTCACGGAAAATGGGTCTTTGGGGTAGATACCCCGGCTGATGTCCTCCGTGTGATGCAGCAGATATCACTCAAGGGAGGTTACCTCTCCAAGATCAAGTGTCCCACTTTGATCACTGGCGCGGCAGATTCATTCTACTTCACGCCCGACCTGAACTCGAGCCCTATTTTCGAAGAGCTAACCTCGTTGGGGTCCAATGATAAGCACTTGTGGATTGGCAAGGGAGTGGAGGGCGGTGGTTTGCAGGCTAAAATTGGCGCTTTGGCTGTGGTTCACCAGAAAATGTTCTCATGGCTAGACGGCACTTTTGGGATCAAGCGGGACGCGCTATAA